From a region of the Bacillus sp. E(2018) genome:
- a CDS encoding methyl-accepting chemotaxis protein — protein MKVIMENKKNLMLVISAIIVSVLLSLYQYYVDSFLLSLVGTFMVTTVLGFMFIMNKKSTGQSEIQKEDTPPSSSIIESLEELRHLEAHSEHLNAINGQVNGSSEMVSGQLIEMVGDIQKQHELITHFGDQLGRINGMIQNLDAIIEVTNVTTRDVTELSNEGKQKVDDFSVVFSKIIAITKEFGDYNQELLQKMKKVTEALSAIEYISTQTNLLALNASIEAARAGVHGAGFGVVADEIRKLSVQVKESAETINTIIRAVNGSIKKQEQSYEQNVSVIEDGKTKSLHMIDIFDGVISSIYTLSLQSDELKQNSTEVEAENQRLIESMQHVLNLTEQLSMKTEGSSELTMEQQTHLMELEMTVMTMVEHIRSIQDNLKSHIELEENVTWIRPGELNKRHEMKLAE, from the coding sequence ATGAAAGTAATCATGGAAAACAAGAAGAACCTGATGTTAGTCATTTCAGCGATTATCGTTTCTGTACTTCTTTCACTCTATCAGTACTACGTAGATTCTTTTCTTCTTTCACTTGTAGGAACCTTTATGGTTACAACTGTTCTAGGTTTTATGTTCATTATGAATAAAAAGAGCACTGGTCAGAGTGAGATACAAAAAGAAGACACACCCCCTTCTTCATCAATCATTGAATCTCTAGAAGAACTTCGCCACCTTGAAGCGCACAGTGAACATTTGAATGCGATAAATGGTCAGGTAAACGGATCTTCTGAGATGGTGAGCGGCCAGCTCATCGAGATGGTAGGAGATATACAAAAGCAACATGAACTCATCACGCATTTTGGCGATCAACTTGGAAGAATCAATGGGATGATCCAAAACCTTGATGCGATCATTGAGGTTACCAACGTCACAACAAGAGATGTGACAGAGCTATCTAACGAAGGCAAACAAAAGGTAGATGATTTTAGTGTCGTTTTCTCTAAGATCATCGCCATTACAAAAGAATTTGGAGACTATAACCAAGAGCTGCTTCAAAAGATGAAAAAAGTCACCGAGGCTCTTAGTGCAATTGAGTACATCTCTACACAAACCAACCTCCTCGCACTAAATGCTTCGATTGAAGCAGCACGAGCGGGAGTTCACGGAGCAGGATTTGGTGTTGTTGCTGATGAGATCCGTAAACTATCCGTACAGGTCAAAGAGAGTGCAGAAACGATTAACACGATCATTAGAGCTGTGAACGGGAGTATAAAGAAGCAAGAACAATCGTATGAACAGAACGTTTCGGTCATTGAAGATGGAAAGACGAAGAGTCTACACATGATCGACATTTTTGATGGGGTGATATCAAGTATCTATACCCTCTCTCTACAGTCGGACGAGCTCAAACAGAACTCGACCGAAGTGGAAGCTGAGAACCAACGTCTGATTGAGAGTATGCAGCATGTGTTGAATCTTACAGAACAGTTAAGCATGAAAACAGAAGGATCGTCGGAGCTGACGATGGAGCAACAAACTCATCTGATGGAGCTTGAGATGACAGTGATGACAATGGTCGAACATATAAGATCGATCCAAGACAACTTGAAGAGTCATATCGAACTCGAAGAAAATGTGACGTGGATTCGACCTGGTGAATTAAACAAGAGGCACGAGATGAAGCTCGCTGAGTAA
- a CDS encoding methyl-accepting chemotaxis protein, which yields MSSVEQLKLNDIKKKNILLFVTFTISILAAAGKTIMYADYSRTVFYGTEILAFSALFVLITYSFKRYHLFPLLSILLIYGFSMSSIFILGASIEIIPVLFVLLLISAMHFNRTVFIIGFSLGLTSLLITRAVTDLSKEAQSFMATSMIAFVLMSIILFVIIQLVHRQYEQLEGFMLAAEENAKKQEEQKDFLETSMKGIIYNLVRVNEQVQSSLASQEEMTVAINEVSAGSLSQSEQIGDISGNAQHTLQAMEQLHTVTSWLKEESLNASVVVDEGQKKMNHMNQELGSLNNIIIQMNETFKELNHTIQETNSFTGTIKEITDQTNLLALNASIN from the coding sequence TTGAGTTCAGTAGAGCAACTCAAGTTAAATGATATAAAGAAAAAGAACATCTTGTTGTTTGTTACATTTACAATCTCCATCCTTGCCGCGGCTGGAAAGACGATTATGTATGCTGATTACAGCCGAACTGTTTTTTATGGAACAGAGATTCTCGCGTTCTCAGCATTATTTGTTTTGATCACTTATAGTTTTAAACGCTATCATCTATTTCCTTTGTTGAGCATTTTGTTGATCTATGGGTTCAGCATGTCCTCGATCTTCATACTGGGTGCGTCGATAGAGATTATTCCGGTGTTATTCGTGTTATTATTGATTTCTGCAATGCATTTTAATCGTACGGTTTTTATTATCGGTTTTTCGCTCGGGTTGACTTCACTCCTCATTACTAGAGCGGTTACAGATCTCTCGAAAGAAGCTCAGTCTTTCATGGCTACCTCTATGATCGCTTTTGTATTGATGAGCATCATCCTTTTCGTTATCATCCAGTTGGTCCACAGACAGTATGAGCAGTTAGAAGGATTCATGTTGGCTGCGGAAGAGAACGCAAAGAAACAAGAAGAACAAAAAGACTTTTTAGAAACTAGCATGAAGGGCATTATTTATAATTTAGTAAGAGTGAACGAACAGGTTCAGAGCAGCCTTGCCTCACAAGAAGAGATGACGGTTGCGATCAATGAAGTATCTGCCGGAAGTCTATCTCAATCCGAACAGATCGGAGATATATCAGGAAACGCGCAGCACACTCTTCAAGCAATGGAACAGTTGCATACGGTAACTTCATGGTTGAAAGAGGAATCACTGAACGCTTCAGTTGTAGTGGATGAGGGTCAAAAGAAGATGAACCACATGAACCAAGAGTTAGGGAGTCTCAACAACATTATCATTCAGATGAACGAGACGTTTAAAGAACTCAACCACACGATACAAGAGACGAACAGTTTTACGGGTACGATCAAAGAGATCACGGATCAAACGAACCTACTTGCTCTTAACGCATCCATCAATTGA
- a CDS encoding ECF transporter S component, which translates to MSRIQKMTSIAILTAFSMVLYLFKVPLPFFPIFLTLDVSDVPALVGAILMGPVAGVLIQFFKNGLEYLSHGSYVGLPINQIANFFSGALIVGLIGVFYQYQKKLNWLSFVVSISIFLIAMFALNYYFILPTIMKLLGLNMDQYLSAFKSSNQLVKDFESAVLLVIVPFNLIKIIMVYAIGLPFTFKLQRILQKRSMAV; encoded by the coding sequence ATGTCACGTATTCAAAAAATGACTTCAATCGCTATCTTAACAGCGTTCAGCATGGTCTTATACCTGTTTAAGGTACCTCTTCCCTTTTTCCCGATCTTCCTTACGCTCGATGTTAGTGATGTGCCAGCTCTAGTGGGAGCCATCCTGATGGGACCTGTTGCGGGTGTTCTAATTCAGTTCTTCAAGAACGGTCTTGAATATCTGTCACACGGCAGTTATGTCGGTCTACCCATCAATCAGATCGCTAACTTCTTTTCTGGTGCACTCATCGTGGGGCTGATCGGTGTTTTCTATCAATATCAAAAAAAATTGAACTGGTTGAGCTTTGTTGTGTCAATCAGTATATTCTTAATCGCGATGTTCGCACTTAACTATTATTTTATCCTGCCAACGATCATGAAACTTCTCGGTCTGAATATGGATCAATACTTGAGTGCGTTCAAAAGTTCGAACCAACTTGTAAAAGACTTTGAATCTGCGGTCCTACTCGTTATCGTTCCGTTCAATCTCATAAAGATCATCATGGTGTATGCAATCGGCCTACCCTTTACTTTTAAATTACAACGCATCTTACAAAAAAGGAGTATGGCCGTATGA
- a CDS encoding AbrB/MazE/SpoVT family DNA-binding domain-containing protein: protein MEHTDMVRKVDGLGRIGIPVKLRREMDIEMCDDIEIFLEDDFIILKKFHASRPCMITGQVSEGNLEFANGKIVLSPEGVRMLLKELRDQTTSKNRFIL, encoded by the coding sequence GTGGAACATACAGACATGGTTCGAAAAGTAGATGGATTAGGTAGAATCGGGATACCTGTTAAGCTGAGAAGAGAAATGGATATTGAGATGTGTGATGATATAGAGATATTCCTAGAAGATGACTTCATTATACTAAAGAAATTTCATGCTAGTAGACCATGCATGATTACAGGACAAGTAAGTGAAGGAAATCTGGAGTTTGCCAATGGCAAGATTGTTTTAAGTCCTGAAGGGGTTAGAATGCTGTTGAAAGAATTAAGAGATCAGACAACAAGTAAAAACCGTTTTATTTTATAA
- a CDS encoding methyl-accepting chemotaxis protein: MLLTHPSIEAARAGEAGRGFAVVADEIRKLAEMSSKTTDKINHNLNQLNQNNTKALEGMKMSVTLLEQGQSSSVEVTEAFTDTRDVFEKMNHHVHTLLTVAEGVRNQTINVEGSTSELAAVIEQSTATLQEMAATVETLTTDNRLIAQLMEETTRQSEDIIK, from the coding sequence TTGCTCTTAACGCATCCATCAATTGAAGCTGCACGAGCGGGAGAAGCAGGAAGAGGATTTGCGGTCGTCGCAGATGAAATCCGTAAGCTCGCAGAGATGAGCAGTAAGACAACAGATAAGATCAACCATAACTTAAACCAGTTAAATCAAAATAACACGAAGGCCCTTGAAGGAATGAAGATGAGTGTAACGCTCCTTGAACAAGGACAAAGCTCTTCAGTAGAAGTTACGGAAGCCTTTACAGATACAAGAGATGTTTTTGAGAAGATGAACCATCATGTTCATACTCTTCTGACCGTTGCAGAAGGTGTAAGAAATCAGACGATCAACGTTGAGGGATCGACGAGCGAACTTGCAGCGGTGATCGAACAGTCTACAGCGACTTTACAAGAGATGGCTGCGACCGTTGAAACACTCACGACGGATAATCGGTTGATCGCACAGTTGATGGAAGAAACGACAAGACAATCTGAAGACATCATTAAATAG
- a CDS encoding DICT sensory domain-containing protein yields the protein MELKKLSLFHECFGQVEGTVQKLDNAPLSQLNAQSLKYETKVPQLEYMCLMMENIVLTKKLKGNVYAGFQKFSRAKNVLDRFQAMTEYSNVHIFGENDAVMDATDGINYIELPPNSELMREWFLIIDSPTFKSMMVAYDMEGFGVHEVEEGRKFKGVKTSSPRVIDHATKLLAPYIKVTVRG from the coding sequence ATGGAATTAAAGAAATTATCACTGTTTCATGAATGTTTTGGTCAGGTTGAAGGAACTGTACAAAAGTTAGATAACGCGCCACTCAGTCAGTTGAACGCGCAATCTCTTAAGTACGAGACGAAAGTTCCTCAGTTAGAGTACATGTGTCTGATGATGGAAAACATCGTATTAACGAAAAAACTTAAAGGTAACGTGTATGCAGGTTTTCAAAAGTTTTCTCGTGCGAAGAACGTACTCGATCGTTTCCAGGCTATGACTGAGTACTCGAATGTTCATATCTTTGGTGAGAACGATGCAGTGATGGATGCTACAGACGGAATCAATTACATCGAACTGCCACCTAACAGTGAGTTGATGCGTGAATGGTTTTTGATCATAGATAGTCCCACGTTCAAATCGATGATGGTCGCTTATGATATGGAAGGCTTCGGCGTACATGAGGTGGAAGAAGGACGTAAATTTAAAGGTGTTAAAACTTCAAGTCCACGTGTAATCGATCATGCGACGAAACTGTTAGCACCATACATAAAAGTCACTGTAAGGGGTTAG
- a CDS encoding YolD-like family protein codes for MIRDRGNIKWTSLMLPEHVKELRRYINEEYHDVPEPTLDEQQMEEMNEVIMEAMEYNVPLAFTVYRNKRLNIIRGYIHYLDLYKNELRILDNSDTVRILSFSEVKGIPKLD; via the coding sequence ATGATACGAGATCGAGGAAATATTAAATGGACGAGTCTGATGTTGCCGGAACACGTGAAAGAGCTCAGACGTTACATAAATGAGGAATATCATGACGTGCCAGAGCCCACTTTAGATGAGCAACAGATGGAAGAGATGAATGAAGTTATCATGGAAGCTATGGAATATAACGTTCCGCTCGCGTTTACTGTTTACAGAAACAAACGATTGAACATCATAAGAGGGTATATACATTATTTAGATTTATACAAAAACGAACTACGAATTCTAGACAATAGTGATACCGTAAGAATCTTATCCTTTTCTGAGGTGAAAGGGATACCGAAACTGGACTAG
- a CDS encoding aspartyl-phosphate phosphatase Spo0E family protein: protein MQIHDLLQEIQRLKGTLRDTDYNLHNLSDPDLVRISEELDLLILQYQKLKNKIKEDKK, encoded by the coding sequence ATGCAAATACATGATTTACTTCAAGAGATTCAAAGGTTAAAAGGAACATTAAGAGATACTGATTACAACCTGCATAACCTATCAGATCCAGACCTAGTCCGTATCAGTGAAGAGTTAGACCTATTAATCTTGCAATACCAAAAACTGAAGAACAAAATAAAAGAAGATAAAAAATAA